aGCAGAAATGAAAAAAGTAACATGAATTTTAgtgggtcggggggggggggaccttGTTGACGGGCATGACTTGTGCTGGCTGCCCAACCTTCAAAACCCTGCCCCATTTTTAATTTTGCTCATTTAGAGAATTTTTTGTAAACATGGACATGTCATGGATTTCTTATCATACAACAGTGAAACAAAGATTCAACAACTCATCCTATACAGGAGCCAAtcattgttaatctgtgatgaatccacagtagTGTATATGCGAATGCAAGCGCATATACGCGTTATGCGTGATGCATGAGCGGGTAAAATTTGTCATACCTAGAACCTGTGTGTGtatgtacatttacaagttgaatTCTGTATTTTGGAAGTAGTGGCTAAACAGTGCTGTTTTATTCTGTTGTTTttttgctgatatcaatatctttTTAAGGttgactgtcaatgattaactaatattcctcatgaaataatcatgtgaattatacaatCATTAGCtggttttcgttgttgaaagagATGCAATCATGTTTCACCTTTGTTCATcacatttaacttttttttttccgtGTCCGGCGCGTCTGAgaggtttacttcgctcgggcagctaaagcttccctagcgaagtaaaccacacagacgacgGGTACGAATCATTGTCAAATGGTGataaacaacagtgaaacatgattgaatccgtaAATCAAGAACAACACATAATGCTATTAGGTAGTGTGAAATCGGGTATCTTTCTGTTTATGCCCAATTTTTGAAGAGGTGCTTCAATTGTCGTCTGCATCTCATACTGCcctatctcaaaaggctgccttgtgtgatttttattatcatagaTGTATTTCATGTTGTTTTATTATATTTCAGCATGGTTCTTTCTTTTAAGAACAGACATGcgattgtaatattgtgataatacctcaaaattaatatattaaatgTTGATTTTACTGTGTGTGTATCTTATCACAAttagataaaaaaaacacaaaaggcagccttttgagatatgacagtatgtgaagcagacgacagataaaaatattatgttaaaaATCCCCAGTAAAATCTAAATATAGACAAGTTTGATTACTATGCTTACCTGACATTCATCAGGAGTAAAATCACCATTCAATCGTATAACATTGTAAGGTATGCTGAATAAAGCGCCCCCATACCTCCAAACTTTTCCATGGTTATCACTCAATAGACAAAACATCCCGTCTCCTTGTTGGTTGATATTTCTATGGCCACACACAATGAGTCTGTCTTTATTAGGGGCATACTTTTTCTGTATTGTGGAATCAACAAATGCAAATTGATGTGATAGGAAGTTGATGGTTGTCAACCGCTTGGGACACTAAtgttacaggtgtgagtgatcagaatgatTTGAATATTGtatagaattatgatccaggGCGGCGTTTCATAAAGAATTAAACTTAagtttaaacttaaaagttttatGAAACGCCGCCCAGGTCTTTATCCatgttctttgataatctatgtgAAATTGTTTACCGACACACACGGTAACAAAACCAACTATGAGCTGATTATAGCATCAACTTAGTTGTTTGGAGCTATTTTGTGGACACCCACTAAAATAATTTGGAGATTGTATAACCTGGATGTTTCTTCCCTGTTTCTGGTAtagtatatgtgaccagctccattaaaacccggaacaagtcaccagacatgtttttgagttattggCCTTTAAAGACGAcattcccatttaaaaaaaaaatcaaattttggaattcttaatttcatggtatttgactgtgggactaagtagaCTTCAAAGCCTTGAGAGTTGAACTATGAAAATATTACTATTCAATCCTgggtaaggcaggaaactaattggcccattatttagaatagcaatttggcaaatatATAAAGGTATCATTACAAAATTATACATATCTTGTatgaagtattgatgctatttagccaatgttggtatcattttaaagcttattgtctggtgcttgaggtcaaattttgcactatgggtgtttaattgaggttattgaacaatgccattgggatgaggccatcgtGATCCATAGTGTCTGGAACCTACTTGCACACCGTGTCCAGGTCCTGGTATCCAAGTTTGTGTTCCAACGTGTTGTGAAACATTAACAGGTACCTGCCATGTGATTCCATCATCAACACTCTTCACATAGTAAACTGTGGCAGTGGTGCATTTTTGTAGATGAAAACATATGGAATAGAAGATATAGATGGATTTGGTGACATCATCCACAAGGAATGCACCCAGATTAAGACCATCATAGTTGGAGCCATCATTTAGGATAAACTTCTGTGGTGTCCAGTTGTGACCTTATGGGAATCAATTTAAAATTCATCAATGCAAATGTGTGTAAAACATGAGAACATGGTGACTGATGCAATTTTGTGGgcaacaatgaatgaatgaaggaaggaaggcaTTGCTTGTCATGTCATAAAACACGACATAGGCTATGTGCATCTGAGAGTTTTGGCTACAATGATGCAAAAATGGGACATTTGACCCACCCATACAGGTGGTTTGCAGTATGATTTACAGGGATCATGATTTACAGGAAGTATATTAATGGCCTAAAAATTCATTTATTATAGTGTGTTTGAATTTCTTTGAGCCTCTACAATAAGAATATCATGTTACACTCACTTTAGAAAAGTTAAAGAGCTGCTGTAACAAACACTTTCAAACAGTATATTTTACCCTCCCAGTTCTTACCTCCATCAGTAGATCTTCTAACTGCCAAGAATTTTGGTCCTGTATCAGCACTGCTGTACTTCCTGGCCTCCACAGCAGCTAGAAGACTACCTTGAGGTGTGTAGGTAATTATTGGTATCCGATACAAGGCTATATCATCCTGACCAGCTTCCCAGAGTATGCTTTCAAGAACTGGTTGGGGGTTTACCTGATATACCAAATCATTGAATATGAGCAGTCGTGTGTTTGAGGTGTCTTGGAGTTCTGGGAAAGGGTGGCAAATGTTACCGTGGAACTCAAAAATTGTGTAATGCATCCCAGCCCTATTTACCTGTACCTGTACATAGAGTTGGACACTGCAAAACGAAGGCTTGTTTAGCCTTATAATACCCATACATATTCACATAAAAACTTAATGCCAGTCCTGTATTCCTTATTTATAAATAGCAACatataaattcttgatagagagaaatggaggttgccattatggctgggcgccagtatgtctggagagttgacctctagcacagtgggtggtcttctgtacttttcaatggtaaggCAGTTGACTTCAGCAACTTGTCGCTCAAAATTTGGTGGGTTTTCCTGAGTAAAAACCATTATAAAATTAATGGCGCACGGGTAAATTTTTAAACGCTTTCGGTAACTTTTATCTAAAATCAGTTTCTCATAACATTATGTAAGTTACAGGATCACCCAATCTTCTGATTTTTGGCACATGTcatttttgtgacattttatGAATACCGACATATGCAGTAGCAGGTACTACTAAATGCAATGGATAAAAATGGAATGGAATCCCATGGAATGGAATCggaatgaaaaaaatgaaaatcagaCAATAGGACAATCACAGTGGCCTATAGGGCAATCACAGTGGCCTACATAGGCGAGATCCAGGGgaagggggataaatcccccaatattttgccagggggatggtccatacaatcatccccccaatgttgaaacctgtatatgggtttctgactaaattaaccttatatttggccatttcagccctaaaattgcaaaattttccgCGCTGCGGGCgtatttatcccacttttgcaccatatttcctcagtttagcttcaaaacggcaaaatttttcgcacgcttcgcgcacatttgttCAATAAATTTAATCTGTCGCCAAATAGTgatgcattcactatacttcaagaaattgttccaaccccatcccccccatgaAGTTATGATAttcctttcaaattatcttataaagtAAATTCACATATCCCTTAGATAACATCATTTGTAAAACAAAGAGCAGATTTTGcttccataagtacaaaacacaCGGTAATAAaagttttgaaattaagttcagcatAAGCGCATGTTCAGCAACGGCAGACATAATTAGgtcgggggtcactcccattgtggcctgtacaccatccgcgataatattATAAACGCgtgaaaagggtagtttttcatgggtaggcacgatacgcgcgtatcgtgtttatggtgtcaaaaacaaatctacgccactggtggcCTATAGGGAAATCACAGTGGCctataccgggtgtcccagaaaaaattaccgagcaaatTAAATTGAatgtcgagaaatagacattagaataaaaaatttaaaatgtagagaaaagcttattttgttgtgcatcacatacaaaattttatttgattcggttgactggttgccaAGAAATGAATGAttacataatgtgtgcatcaatgcaattcattccaagtttgatcaacaggtgctTTTTTCAAACTCACTCACTGCTTGCTAAactctcattaaatttagtccacattatctatttcatAATCTGACGGTGTTATGACAtttatgctttcactgaagatgaataacagtttgtccgagaaaactttgatttctgcaatttgaagctttccaactttaattctttatgttgtgcaaatatgttatattttaactttccaaagaacatttgtgccaagaatgacaatgatcaagtgcttacagctttacatgtgatttttgataccatgcaacattaatgttgaagttttaaaagatttaaactttgcattacaacattccaaaaacattaatgtgtgagaATGTTTTCAAGCCACCTGAAATTCTTAATGCAATAATTCTTCATGCAACATTTATagtaacgaaaaaatatatttaaattaccgagcatcatcttacatgcaagctttaatTTTCAAACTAatgaaatgttttgcaagaaacagattgtttaaaaagaacgaaaaggatttctcAGAACACAATATGAAGCCCATtaacagttaaccactagtgcgcattgtgttgagtgatctttctttcaaacttgacacatgcgttatgtaatcgctcatatcatcgcgatcagtcaaccgattccggcacaattggcgtataagatgcagaatacgaTGGGCTAcatgctgatgtttagatttttgaatTATGATGTCGATTTCTCAACTTGCGTCTAAATTCATTCGTCGGtaattttttctgcgacaccctgtatatataggGCAATCACAGTGGCCTATATAGGGCAATCACAATGGCCTATAGGATATTGTGCACTCACAGTGACCTATTCGCTGTCGtatagtgcatgttagtaacatTTTGGTTACTGCtcccaagcctgggctcatacacctgttccgaattttgatatgccatagactttgtgttgtgatcattttgattagtggttcataacaaagaaagcgtgatccagttgacctagcaatggtcatattgtaatgtgcactacaacagcgaatagGACATTAGTGGCACATAAGGCAATCACAATTGCATATATAGTGCAATCACAGCAGCCTAAGGGGCCTAAATGGCCTATAGGGCAATCACAATGGCCTATTTTTTTTAGTATAGGGCAATCACAATGGCCTATAGACCCACACTTAGCTACACTTTCATGACTTTAGCCTGTAAACAACGGAATACACCGAGAATGTGAATTTCATGATTGAAACCTACCTGTTGACTTGAACACTGTGTCACCTGTCCTGCAAATAAGGCAACTATCACAAATATGTTATATGCAATCATTTTGAACCTATCATCAACATGACTCACTCACTGTGCTGAATCTGGTTGTTATTTGGCATTTCACTACTCACAGGTATCTGATCATGTACTTTGTCCTTAGGTATCGCTATTTGTTGTTTGAACTGTGAGCTtgatgtaaacaaattaaaattactAATTATTGGTTAATAAATGTGTGTCAATTGttaggagtgaaattgtacaaaataatgcacacatactgagatgttaATGTAGGAGGAGCTCTGCAGGAGTGCATtatatgcatcaacatctcagtacaagtgcatctttttgtaaaatttcttgagcaacaaatGATATGCATTTTATTAACCCATTTTATACCCCGGGTGCACTCACATAATACATTACTACATGTGACCCAATGACTCTctttttttcatcagcttacacccagtACCCCCTTTTTCAGAAATAGGCACCAAATCATTGCATGCattttgattctttttttttacatatttgtagcaagattttgcacattttttgcccagaaagttatttttcTTGTTTAATGATACCCAATTTTTAGCATTTCCACACataatgacccccattttctGATAGACCTCTGTTTCATGCTTCAGTAGGCACAGGTGCCCCCCCCTTCCGAGTTTTATACACAGAAAAAAATCCCATGGTTTTTGCTattttcagtggcgtagatttctttttgacatggggggatgcagttggaaaaaaattcttgaagtatagtcaatccagctccttttggcgacagaataagtttatggtacaattgcgtGGATGGTgtgaaaaatgttgctattttgaagctaaactgattaaatatggtgtaaaagtagaataaatgcgtgTGAAGCGCACGGAAATTTGCACTttcggggctaaaatgggcaaatatggggttaatttggtcagaaacccattatcaggcgtcaacattgggggggaatgattttatggaccatcccccctggcaaaatattgggggggggggatttatcccccatccccctggGTTctacatatcgaactgcattctgaatacggagtcACCTCTGGTCGCGTTATACAGCCTGTTCACTTGCATGATTCAGAAAAAGGCTGTAAAAGGCTGAACAGATACGTTAAGacagatacgttacccccaatacttAGAAGTTATATTGCTCAAATATCAAGTATTGTTAAAAAAATCTCTAcagaataacaaatttattacTACTAGCTTACTACTAATGTGTTCCTGCATGCAGCAAGAATTTTCGCTATTTCATAACAATAAGAATCACAACTCGTGCAATTTTCAGAAAGCTTGAATAATCtttattcataaaataacatgtatttcaaataattatagaCACCTTATTTTAATAGTTCACATTTTACACATATAAAATACAAATGTGAAAATACttacaccaaaatgtttttgacctgTAATGTTACACTGACATACACATGCTAATGATTTGAGCTAATAGAGGGCCACTCTTTGCATTTATTTAAAATCTAAACAAATTGATATCGGGATTGAAATCTGTAGTGGAAAAAAAGTAGACAAATACGTAGCTTATACCCAAAGAAGATCATTAAAGGTTCtggtttttttacatgattgtattgtACTTCATTAAACCAACatgtcctgcaaaaatcaagaccctatgtgctgtagttttgtcaaaatccgagattttgaataaaacgcaggaaccatcgttttattattacaatggaaatgtcAGTTGAACGCACACACGATGTTCACAACACAGTATCGTATATGGCGTGCGGGATGgcgatctacacaacaaaggattgtACCGTAACAAAACCGAAGGAGTGTCACGCATTGGCgacattggcgctggtagtaaattccaatttgctttgctttgtcttagttgttcagctcaaaaataaaaggggatatatctgacagtataagttaacatttttggcaaagaaatagtaatctattttaaatgaaaatgttataatatagctttaagCTCAAGTAAGTGAACAAATTTAGTTGTATGTAacggtttaaactctaccaataaATAGCTTTGAGTTGATTTTAGTGCCattgatttcagtttacatgcactacaatcgtgcaaatcgtgtcatatttggcagatgagTAGTACTTACAGTGCCAATTAATCTgggctatggaggcattttaacAGTACCCTCACTTTTATAgtagaaaaaggtcattgaactttgcactgAGGGTCAAGCTCAAAACTACTCGGACCTGTTCAAAACTCAGGCCATCAAAATCCTCTGGTAATAAGGATTCAgcaaaagtatactttgacatatcaaactatactttttctatgTCCTTTTGACAACAGGAACACATTGCCTGTATTTTAACCAAGTCCAGGTAATTTTGGAATTGACCTCTTTGTAAGGTTCAGTTCCCTTATCCCACCATATAAAGGGtggtgttaaccccatgagaactatacCTGCCGATTGATCAAAAAGAGGTTTTCATTATAAAttcgaccaatcagcaacattgttagaataatttcaccacgcaaaaaaatttgggtgaattatttgcaaagctccattatgATTGGTGAttcaaatgaagatatcatgtaccgtaattgaccaatcagaggcaatgttagatcggcaggtaccGCCAGGTAGTGCTAgcgctcagggggttaaaatgcCTCCATAGGTTCTGTCATTTGCATCAAGTCATCTTTTTTTGCACATTTAAAACATACaagtataaatatataaaaacaacaacaataaaatatacaatttagaaaGTACATTTGAATTTAACAAAATAATCAACACATTACAAGTTGATATTTTTCCATCTGTTACTCCACTTTTTAATCTATTATTTTTACAGCAATTATCTTCTCAGTTTCTCtataaaatttcagaaattttacAAAAACATAATTGTGTTTACTTTATCCCATTTAGCAGTAGAGATATAAATACTTTGCATGAAgtattacaaaattatatttggaattcTCAATATCCTAAAAGCCCAAAATAACATGTTTTGTATTAAGCTCAAGAAAGTCTCTCAAAAGATAAAAACCGAACTTGATACCAAAAAGGAATTATGTCAATACAATCccaaagaaaatgatgaatatcttctCTCTCTTTCACAAAAAGTACATAAATTGGATTTAAATTTAAACAATATCAATTTGAGAGAGCACTTTATTCACACCCAGATACCTGTGTAAAATCTTAAAAGTACCTTAACTTGGAAGTTGAAAGGACTGGGAAGTTATTTCAACATATAAGCATGAGGACggcacacagcgtcatcatccctattattcatgtcagaaattgccatgatagaagggcgaatccactagttcttcaacagccacacaTGGTGAGTTTGTTCAAGATAGGCCGATCGACTTAGGCTAAGCACACCACCTGTTACCATAAAAATACACGCTTCTACCCATTACGAATGCAGTGTTCCCATTTATCATCTAAAATGACTcattttttacgatctgcgcatgctcattaatTATCCTCTTTAACATTGCCGACTCaagaaaattagattttttgtcagttttttgttttcaaaacccAGAGTGGAATTTCAATACACACAGTAAtgcttatcatattctttcaacacatatattcaactgcaagtcttacaaatgttttgtacaaaaagcaaaaataatggtatataggtttgagaatataatcacaTCAAAAGAATCTACACCATCATATCACAACATGTAGTCTATTTTCATtataggaataaaatcaattcatctcaatatgcAATGGAGGAATGTGATCTTATTGTCCCTGAGTTTACTATTCTATACAGACCATTAGAATATAATTACATCCCTGAGCTATTAGCGATTGGcatgattggtttttagccaatgattggtttttaaccaatcgctcaccgagcgTGGAGTGCAAGTATAAGCTCATTTCGTAATAGAAGCCACTCTTAGCATCTAGCGAGCAGTTTATAAATACACATGCTTTGatgcctatacaaaataattccACTCCTTTCCAATCTTGGTAATTTGGGTTTTGATCtatattaaaaaaacataatgtacaaacttttgaaaatgaatttgttaatttttttgcaAACCTGATTATTTTTTAGAATTTACGTTTACTTCCTGGAGTAGGTGTCCTAGAGCAGTGTCTTAGGttggatttgacaagtgcccgtcATTCTCACCAAAACTGccagtccaaaatttgaccctgaaaacataaaccagacctgtGCCCCTTCTGGGGGGTTCAATCAGTTCAAATAGTTATTGCTACATAGACTTCATTTTAGACTTCATTTATTAGTCTggccttgttttgagttcacagaacttattcaaacATTATTTTCAGAATTTCGCATAAATCAAGTCATTAATTTAGCCTGTCCCAGGAGAAAACTGCCCCTCCAAAATGACGGATGGCTTGCTAACACCATGTCCTGAGTAAGTGACTATCATTTAGGCAAGACTTTCAGCTACATAGTAATGCTCACAAGACATTCAGCTGCATAGCAATGCCCTTTTGCATAGAAATGCATGTTCTAGCATGCACATTcccaaaaaatattaatataaaaataatgtttttaaaacatgtaaaaatggttataactttaaatgttgagttactaaaatgttttaaaacattctatatcaaataaaatgttgtcaaaatgtcattATAAAATGTTTGGAACATATtgtttttataacttttatataactcaacatttaaCAGTTTGGAGGCAACCTTTGTGCCCCCTTTAGAAATTGTTACTAAGAATCCAAATAGGTTACATGTATGTGTCAAACCAGATAATctggttttttttattcattttgcttttaaacaggacaaaagacaaaaAACTTGAGAAAAGAGAAAATAACAGATAGAAAGAATATAATATAAgtaacatacacaacacaaatacaaaagcatctcttacATTATAATaggattatttttaaatttgtttaaaccaGATCATCCTAATCATTatgagttgggccacttttgacctTTTCGCGTgcatatcaagcttgcatcgcgtaaaattgactttcatgattagtAATTGCATTTTTGCTTAAGGGGTCATGGCATGAATGTGATATAAAATAGAATcggtaatatcttggctaacagaaaaacttgcTTTGtttcctagttcaggttcaaacgctacGCTTGATTTTACTTAATTGCCCGAGTTGAACActtttttgccatgtttgcacATATTAAGTTTGTAGCGCGTAAAACAAACTTTCATATTGATCGTCAAACATTTAAGAACAAAAGCGAAGGTTTAGGTTATTCATGTTTTTCTTTCTCTTGATTGACATACGGCCACAAAAAAAAGTTTGATTGCGTAACCCAAccaaccctaaaattaggcccgaccctagagtttttttgaaattctttttgccaaaaaaaagaatttaaaaaaaggaagaaaaaaaggccTTTATCAactgcaatttacagctttaaaagtaaaaaaaaatccttagaccctaattttttatgttacaccaatcaaacaattttctttttgtggccttagtaaataaatatttatctcaattttataaattaaaataccacttcaaatgccaCATTGTTTTAATTAACCatcttttgctacacaaagacatgAAAAGTGGCCCAAAGACacctgaatttgtttttatttcaagaaGGGAAATACTTCTTTATCAATGAGTCCCAGAACACAGGACCCTGTGATTTTGAGGTACCATATATTGctccatggggggccaaaggtggcatttttgaaaattgagttactattattattacctcatacaaatattaggctatcatatacagAAAACACCAAAAAGGGCTAGcttatttgtttacaaaattctgaggtgtgatgtgtattttcttatgtaattttttttttttactccatatatttgcctttatctcaatatcaaatttgccacctttggccccatggGCCAGATTGTGTCCCATATATTCGACATAATTAGAACCCTGTGGATTTTTCTATACTTGTAATGCCCCCCAATTAGCATATTTTTAGTATGAAATCAGGTACGGATTTgtttc
Above is a genomic segment from Amphiura filiformis chromosome 17, Afil_fr2py, whole genome shotgun sequence containing:
- the LOC140138331 gene encoding sialidase-1-like, with product MIAYNIFVIVALFAGQVTQCSSQQVQVNRAGMHYTIFEFHGNICHPFPELQDTSNTRLLIFNDLVYQVNPQPVLESILWEAGQDDIALYRIPIITYTPQGSLLAAVEARKYSSADTGPKFLAVRRSTDGGHNWTPQKFILNDGSNYDGLNLGAFLVDDVTKSIYIFYSICFHLQKCTTATVYYVKSVDDGITWQVPVNVSQHVGTQTWIPGPGHGVQVGSRHYGSRWPHPNGIKKYAPNKDRLIVCGHRNINQQGDGMFCLLSDNHGKVWRYGGALFSIPYNVIRLNGDFTPDECQPVELPDGSITVNIRNQNHFHCRCRMVARSFDGANTFPPNYLTFDLGLNDSAVAAGLLYHNGVMFFSNPNSQTERVNMTLQWSYDNGTIWTGRLPIWSKASSYSSMTAEHGSPSSQNHIFILYEKGMSTTIEYISLVRLSLYEGI